One window of the Verrucomicrobiota bacterium genome contains the following:
- a CDS encoding methyltransferase domain-containing protein: MSEPVDALFEKVRAELSSVVTPNGLVMLDAATGAGHCALPVAGMVGSGRLVTVENDPKARTDWAKAKVKAAGLSDRAEFVEADIARLTMFEDKTCDLVASRATLSTMGLNVVDGMRELFRVAKLGALLAVSDVLPQPAPTTLVQRNSVEAWRLSKAIAVLAGEPHYEEFPLDWVCRRLQNPGFVVEWCAEQDAWPAASTESLDEYLATEEWEGVADPAMRDFFRARCLVLKDRVRREGMGVFAPRYALCARRPAGEGPCMR; this comes from the coding sequence GTGTCCGAGCCAGTTGATGCTCTGTTCGAGAAGGTGCGGGCCGAGCTCTCGAGCGTCGTGACGCCCAACGGGCTCGTCATGCTCGATGCCGCGACCGGGGCAGGCCACTGCGCGCTCCCCGTCGCCGGCATGGTCGGCAGCGGGCGACTCGTGACGGTCGAAAACGATCCGAAAGCCCGGACCGATTGGGCCAAGGCGAAGGTCAAGGCCGCCGGTCTCAGCGACCGCGCCGAGTTCGTCGAGGCCGATATCGCGCGCCTGACCATGTTCGAGGACAAGACGTGCGATCTCGTCGCCAGCAGGGCGACGTTGAGCACGATGGGCCTGAACGTCGTGGACGGGATGCGCGAGCTGTTCCGCGTCGCGAAGCTGGGTGCGCTGCTCGCCGTGTCCGACGTGCTGCCTCAACCCGCACCGACAACCCTGGTCCAACGCAACTCGGTCGAGGCGTGGCGATTGAGCAAGGCGATCGCCGTCTTGGCCGGCGAACCGCACTATGAGGAGTTCCCCCTCGACTGGGTCTGTCGCCGCCTACAGAACCCTGGGTTTGTCGTCGAGTGGTGTGCTGAGCAAGATGCTTGGCCGGCGGCGAGTACCGAATCGCTCGACGAGTATCTCGCCACGGAGGAGTGGGAAGGCGTGGCCGACCCGGCGATGCGCGACTTCTTCCGGGCCCGGTGCCTGGTGCTCAAGGATCGCGTCCGTCGCGAGGGCATGGGGGTCTTCGCCCCGCGCTACGCCCTCTGCGCGCGCAGACCCGCGGGCGAAGGCCCATGCATGAGGTGA
- a CDS encoding GHMP kinase produces the protein MHAPFKVSVPGRVCLFGEHQDYLGLAVIAMAVDRRLEIEARPRADNVYRVQMPDLPDELVLVPSGEITCDRPRDYLRSGINVLKREGLAFGQGWDFTVRSTIPIGAGCASSSALTVAWIAANLYIHGDPRALQPIEIARLAHRAEVAEFGEPGGMMDHYTCSLGGLIHVDCADPVTVTPLEADLPGLVLGHSGAWKDTTAILADVRGGVEGAVAAIRELMPGFDLKTTPLGMAGHHFVALPADQRDRLAASLANRDICQDALMFLRSRPDPRRVGELLSLHHQMLRDKLGVSTDKIEAMIAAAMGVGALGCKLNGSGGGGTMIALAPGKTDEVVAAIKRTGAEAWLIHKAPGVDIQVLL, from the coding sequence TTGCACGCGCCGTTCAAGGTCTCCGTGCCCGGGCGCGTCTGCCTGTTCGGCGAGCACCAGGACTACCTCGGCCTGGCCGTGATCGCCATGGCCGTTGACCGCCGCCTCGAGATCGAGGCCCGGCCCCGTGCGGACAACGTCTACCGCGTCCAGATGCCCGACCTGCCGGACGAGCTGGTGCTGGTGCCCTCAGGCGAGATCACCTGCGACCGCCCGCGCGACTACCTCAGATCCGGCATCAACGTCCTCAAGCGCGAGGGGCTGGCGTTCGGGCAGGGGTGGGACTTCACGGTCCGCTCAACGATTCCCATCGGCGCGGGCTGCGCCAGCTCGTCGGCCCTGACCGTCGCCTGGATCGCCGCCAACCTGTACATCCACGGCGACCCGCGGGCACTGCAACCGATCGAGATCGCCCGGCTGGCCCACCGGGCCGAGGTGGCGGAGTTCGGCGAGCCCGGCGGCATGATGGACCACTACACGTGCAGCCTTGGCGGACTTATCCACGTCGACTGCGCCGACCCGGTCACGGTCACCCCGCTGGAAGCCGACCTTCCAGGCCTCGTTCTCGGCCATTCCGGCGCCTGGAAGGACACCACAGCCATCCTGGCCGACGTGCGGGGCGGCGTGGAGGGAGCTGTCGCCGCGATCCGCGAGCTAATGCCCGGCTTCGACCTCAAGACCACGCCCTTGGGCATGGCCGGCCACCATTTCGTCGCCCTGCCCGCCGACCAGCGCGACAGACTCGCGGCCAGCCTGGCCAACCGCGACATTTGCCAGGACGCCCTCATGTTCCTGCGCTCGCGGCCCGATCCGAGGCGGGTGGGGGAGCTGCTGAGCCTCCACCACCAGATGCTGCGTGACAAGCTGGGCGTTTCCACGGACAAGATCGAGGCGATGATCGCCGCTGCGATGGGCGTCGGCGCGCTCGGCTGCAAGCTCAACGGCTCCGGCGGAGGCGGCACCATGATCGCGCTCGCGCCCGGAAAGACCGACGAGGTGGTCGCGGCCATCAAAAGGACCGGCGCGGAAGCCTGGCTTATCCACAAAGCGCCAGGCGTTGATATTCAAGTCTTGCTTTAA
- a CDS encoding RidA family protein gives MKHNIISTQNAPSAIGPYSQAVAAGDLVFVSGQIPLDPATGAMVEGGIEAQTERAMANLGAVLEAAGLGFGNVVKTTIFLTDMGDFPAVNAIYGRSFSSDPPARATIQVAALPKGALIEIEVIAARG, from the coding sequence ATGAAGCACAACATCATATCTACTCAGAATGCTCCAAGTGCCATTGGACCGTACTCGCAGGCCGTCGCCGCGGGCGATCTCGTCTTCGTCTCGGGCCAGATCCCGCTCGATCCCGCCACGGGCGCCATGGTCGAGGGCGGCATCGAGGCCCAGACCGAACGCGCCATGGCCAACCTAGGCGCCGTGCTCGAGGCTGCCGGCCTCGGTTTCGGCAACGTAGTCAAGACCACCATCTTCCTGACCGACATGGGCGATTTCCCGGCCGTCAACGCCATCTACGGCCGCTCGTTCTCCAGCGATCCGCCCGCCCGCGCCACCATCCAGGTCGCCGCCCTGCCCAAGGGCGCCCTGATCGAGATCGAGGTGATCGCGGCGCGGGGATAG